A single Rhodoligotrophos defluvii DNA region contains:
- a CDS encoding M20/M25/M40 family metallo-hydrolase, whose amino-acid sequence MNDLKQQLLDWIEQDRDVLISFLRDFLRCKSANPPGDTTGAARFVQAFLEARGLPFKVVTAHPKMPNILATAAFPEAGRHLVLNGHMDVFPVGTKRQWNHDPWGGELADGRIYGRGAVDMKCGTTAAIFAYTYLNRLKEHLRGRLTLAVVSDEKIMGERGAAYLMKHHPDEVQGDCCLIGEPSGLMTMAFGEKGRLWLKVKVAAPGGDGGYVHASRSAIAIGLAIAAESMQLARLAVPEPAWLKSMLHDAMETVDRAYGSGAFQTSRSVTVNIGKVRGGLAVGMLASSCEVELDLRIPIGLSSEDVRSKLAAIIGRYPEASCQLLGRDEASWCQPDAEMYDYVRENAERITGIRPAKVVSPGRTDARLWRMRNVPAVVYGPSPISMGKPDEHVTVNEFMTVVKVHALSAYDYLAQAGQAAC is encoded by the coding sequence ATGAACGATTTGAAACAGCAGCTGCTCGATTGGATCGAGCAGGATCGTGACGTGCTCATCTCGTTCCTGCGGGATTTCCTGCGGTGCAAAAGCGCGAATCCGCCGGGCGATACCACTGGTGCCGCGCGCTTCGTGCAGGCGTTTCTTGAAGCCAGGGGCTTGCCATTCAAGGTGGTTACCGCCCACCCCAAGATGCCGAACATCCTGGCGACCGCCGCCTTTCCGGAAGCCGGGCGCCATCTCGTGCTCAACGGCCATATGGATGTGTTCCCCGTGGGAACCAAGCGCCAGTGGAATCATGATCCCTGGGGCGGGGAACTGGCGGACGGCCGAATTTATGGCCGCGGCGCGGTCGACATGAAGTGCGGCACCACCGCCGCCATCTTTGCCTATACCTATCTCAACCGGCTGAAGGAGCACTTGCGCGGCAGACTTACCCTCGCCGTGGTGTCCGATGAAAAGATCATGGGCGAGCGGGGCGCGGCCTATCTCATGAAGCATCATCCGGATGAGGTGCAGGGAGACTGTTGCCTGATCGGTGAGCCGAGCGGCCTGATGACGATGGCCTTCGGCGAAAAGGGGAGGCTATGGTTGAAGGTGAAGGTCGCCGCGCCCGGCGGTGACGGCGGCTATGTCCACGCGAGCAGGAGCGCGATCGCGATTGGCTTGGCCATTGCCGCGGAATCAATGCAGCTCGCGCGGCTCGCGGTGCCAGAACCAGCATGGCTGAAATCCATGCTGCACGACGCGATGGAGACGGTCGACCGGGCCTATGGCAGTGGCGCGTTCCAGACGAGCCGCAGCGTGACAGTGAATATCGGCAAGGTGAGAGGCGGCCTCGCGGTCGGCATGCTCGCCTCGAGCTGCGAAGTCGAGCTCGACCTGCGGATACCCATTGGCCTCTCGTCGGAAGATGTGCGGTCGAAGTTGGCCGCAATCATCGGGCGCTATCCCGAAGCCTCCTGTCAGCTCCTCGGACGTGACGAGGCAAGCTGGTGCCAGCCCGATGCGGAGATGTACGATTATGTTCGGGAGAACGCCGAGCGGATCACCGGCATCCGCCCGGCAAAGGTCGTATCACCGGGCAGGACCGACGCGAGGCTGTGGCGCATGCGCAATGTGCCAGCCGTCGTCTACGGTCCATCACCCATCTCCATGGGCAAGCCGGATGAGCATGTGACGGTGAACGAGTTCATGACGGTGGTGAAGGTCCACGCGCTCTCCGCTTACGACTATCTCGCCCAAGCAGGCCAGGCGGCATGTTGA
- a CDS encoding SDR family NAD(P)-dependent oxidoreductase, translating into MAAEELSGKKAVVTGGAKGLGFAICTLFASRGATVAIIDVDANGLESAVERLGGPAKAKGVVADIRRRENAHKAFAQAADALGHVDVLINNAGVYPRRPILEIDDEAWDHTFDVNLRAMFHMTAAAANHMKPRNAGAIVSVASIDAYIPYAKNAHYAAAKAGVISFTKSFAQELAPHNILVNAVSPGPIDTPNLRALGIYDDLARSTPLGRVATPDDIAEVVYFLASGRNRYMTGETVIASGGIVMV; encoded by the coding sequence ATGGCGGCGGAGGAACTCTCGGGCAAGAAGGCGGTGGTGACCGGCGGCGCGAAGGGCTTGGGCTTCGCCATCTGCACCCTGTTTGCCTCGCGGGGCGCAACGGTCGCAATCATCGACGTTGACGCGAACGGGCTGGAGAGCGCGGTCGAACGCTTGGGCGGACCCGCCAAGGCGAAGGGCGTTGTTGCCGATATCAGGCGCCGCGAGAATGCGCACAAGGCATTTGCCCAGGCCGCCGACGCCCTCGGCCATGTGGACGTCCTCATCAACAATGCCGGCGTCTATCCGCGCAGGCCCATTCTCGAGATCGACGACGAGGCATGGGACCATACGTTCGACGTCAATCTGCGGGCGATGTTCCACATGACGGCCGCCGCCGCCAATCATATGAAACCGCGCAACGCGGGTGCGATCGTCTCGGTCGCCTCGATCGACGCCTACATCCCCTATGCCAAGAACGCCCATTACGCCGCCGCCAAGGCCGGGGTGATCAGCTTCACCAAGTCCTTCGCGCAGGAACTCGCGCCTCATAACATTCTGGTCAATGCGGTCTCGCCGGGGCCGATCGACACGCCCAATCTGCGGGCGCTCGGCATCTATGACGACCTCGCCCGGTCGACGCCGCTCGGCCGCGTGGCCACGCCTGATGATATCGCCGAGGTGGTCTATTTCCTGGCCAGCGGCCGCAACCGCTACATGACAGGCGAGACCGTCATTGCCAGCGGAGGCATCGTGATGGTCTGA
- a CDS encoding polyamine ABC transporter substrate-binding protein, with the protein MVNNIDKHINSSGLKVGRRQVLGGIGLGAAALVTGFPSIVRAKPATMTVPNSGGALEEAFKVAYFEPFQKKTGIQILGAPYMDTARVKAMVENNAVDVDILNIDATEAAALARLGLLEPIDYGVVDKSNLLPEAAQEFYTLVDVAAYVMAWNTNTFNAETRPKDWTAFFDPEKVEGQRSLWKLAPQTLEVAAMGGGQPRDKLYPIDLDLAFKSLDRIKPDLTWWTSGAQGAQLVIGGEVDVGTVWNGRVYKPKNDGAPVDYTFDHALYVSDAMVVPKGAKNKKEAMELLATMVEAQNQATFSKAIPYGPVNTKAFELLDAKTLATLPNSPENSKTAVFQNFDYWADKGPEVFDRFNAWLLG; encoded by the coding sequence ATGGTCAACAATATCGATAAGCACATCAATAGCAGTGGTCTCAAGGTCGGACGGCGGCAGGTGCTTGGCGGCATCGGGCTCGGCGCGGCTGCCTTGGTGACGGGCTTCCCGTCCATTGTCCGCGCCAAGCCGGCGACGATGACCGTGCCCAATTCCGGCGGCGCCCTCGAGGAAGCGTTCAAGGTTGCCTATTTCGAGCCGTTCCAGAAGAAGACCGGCATCCAGATCCTCGGCGCGCCATATATGGACACCGCCCGCGTCAAGGCCATGGTCGAGAACAATGCGGTAGACGTGGACATCCTCAATATCGATGCCACCGAGGCCGCAGCACTCGCCCGGCTCGGACTCCTGGAGCCGATCGACTACGGGGTGGTCGACAAGTCCAACTTGCTGCCGGAAGCGGCGCAGGAATTCTACACGCTGGTGGATGTGGCCGCCTATGTGATGGCCTGGAACACCAACACATTCAACGCAGAGACGCGACCCAAGGACTGGACGGCTTTCTTCGATCCGGAGAAGGTCGAAGGCCAGCGCAGCCTGTGGAAGCTTGCCCCGCAGACCCTGGAGGTCGCCGCCATGGGCGGCGGCCAGCCGCGCGACAAGCTCTATCCGATTGATCTTGACCTCGCCTTCAAGTCCCTGGACCGGATCAAGCCGGATCTCACCTGGTGGACATCCGGCGCCCAGGGTGCGCAGCTGGTCATCGGCGGTGAGGTGGACGTCGGCACGGTCTGGAACGGACGCGTGTACAAACCGAAGAATGACGGCGCGCCGGTAGACTACACCTTCGACCATGCGCTCTATGTGTCCGATGCCATGGTCGTTCCGAAGGGTGCCAAGAACAAGAAGGAGGCCATGGAGCTGCTTGCCACCATGGTGGAGGCCCAGAACCAGGCGACCTTCTCCAAGGCGATCCCGTATGGGCCGGTGAACACCAAGGCCTTCGAGCTGCTCGATGCCAAGACCCTGGCGACCTTGCCGAACTCGCCGGAGAACAGCAAGACGGCCGTTTTCCAGAACTTCGACTACTGGGCGGACAAGGGACCGGAGGTGTTCGACAGGTTCAACGCCTGGCTCCTGGGCTGA
- a CDS encoding ABC transporter permease encodes MLQRTTTEAPLAPPGRAGRRPWSPGRGNTLLLLPPLLLLFALFILPLGTVIVQSLAGPTPGLAQYAEVLTSRTSLSVLLYTFQVALLVTLGALVLSYPVAFVVSRLSGNLLHLCLAMILVPFWTSTVIRTYAWIVILQRRGVLNDLFLDLGLIERPLRLVSNGVGMQIAMVHIMLPFMILPILSTMRGIDQNLIRAASVMGANPLRQFLSVYLPLSLPGVSAGCILVFITSLGFYITPALLGGHRTMVAVLIEQQASRLLNWPLASALATILLLATCLLFIVYERTMRSAAGGRPAGEPA; translated from the coding sequence ATGCTGCAGCGGACCACGACGGAGGCCCCGCTCGCACCCCCGGGGCGCGCCGGCCGCCGGCCATGGTCACCGGGCCGCGGCAACACGCTGTTGCTGCTGCCCCCGCTGCTCCTCTTGTTCGCCCTCTTCATCCTCCCCCTCGGCACGGTGATCGTGCAGAGCCTCGCCGGCCCCACGCCGGGGCTGGCACAATATGCGGAGGTGCTCACCAGCCGCACCAGCCTGTCGGTGCTGCTGTACACGTTCCAGGTCGCCCTACTGGTCACATTGGGCGCCCTGGTGCTGAGCTATCCCGTCGCCTTCGTGGTCAGCCGTCTCAGCGGCAATCTCCTGCATCTGTGTCTGGCCATGATCCTGGTGCCGTTCTGGACCAGCACCGTGATCCGCACCTACGCCTGGATCGTCATCCTGCAGCGGCGCGGCGTGTTGAACGACCTGTTCCTGGATCTCGGCCTGATCGAGCGGCCCTTGCGCCTGGTCAGCAACGGGGTGGGCATGCAGATTGCCATGGTGCACATCATGCTGCCCTTCATGATCCTGCCCATTCTCAGCACCATGCGGGGAATCGATCAAAATCTCATCCGCGCGGCTTCGGTCATGGGTGCCAATCCGCTGCGGCAGTTCCTGTCCGTCTACCTGCCGCTGTCGCTGCCGGGGGTGAGCGCCGGCTGCATCCTGGTGTTCATCACGTCCCTCGGCTTCTACATCACCCCTGCCCTGCTCGGCGGCCACCGCACCATGGTGGCCGTGCTGATCGAGCAGCAGGCGTCGCGGCTGCTGAACTGGCCGCTGGCTTCGGCGCTCGCCACCATCCTGCTGCTGGCGACCTGCCTCCTGTTCATCGTCTACGAACGGACGATGCGCAGCGCCGCTGGCGGCCGCCCCGCGGGAGAGCCCGCATGA
- a CDS encoding ABC transporter permease, which produces MTASAPWRVAGVGLAAFAGLVLIFLVLPTLVIVPMSFSSATFLSFPPPGFSLQWYEAFANSPDYRIAILNSIKIGIPAAFLATVFGTLAALALVRGSLPGKRLLSSMMLAPLILPQIVLAIGLYPVMVRLGIIGSYPAILLGHTVVCMPLVFITVAASLRSYAPTYELAAMTLGAKPWATFRFITFPMIRAGVVLGFIFAFTFSFDELILAIFLTSPATRTVPRLLWEHLNYQMTPVIAAATVVLLVITLSLLVAAALVNRFGPRKAGAPAR; this is translated from the coding sequence ATGACCGCCTCCGCGCCATGGCGGGTTGCAGGCGTAGGCCTCGCCGCCTTCGCGGGGCTCGTGCTCATCTTTCTGGTGCTGCCGACGCTGGTGATCGTGCCGATGTCGTTCAGCAGCGCGACGTTCCTGAGCTTCCCGCCGCCCGGCTTTTCCCTGCAGTGGTATGAGGCCTTCGCCAATAGCCCGGACTACCGCATCGCCATCCTCAACAGCATCAAGATCGGCATACCCGCCGCATTCCTTGCTACGGTGTTCGGCACGCTCGCGGCCCTCGCCCTGGTCCGCGGCTCGCTTCCGGGCAAGCGCCTGCTCTCGTCCATGATGCTGGCGCCGCTCATCTTGCCGCAGATCGTGCTGGCGATCGGCCTTTATCCGGTCATGGTCAGGCTCGGCATCATCGGCAGCTATCCGGCGATTCTGCTCGGGCATACGGTGGTGTGCATGCCGCTGGTGTTCATCACCGTCGCGGCGTCCCTGCGGAGCTATGCTCCCACCTATGAGCTTGCGGCCATGACGCTCGGCGCCAAGCCGTGGGCCACGTTCCGCTTCATCACCTTCCCCATGATCCGCGCCGGCGTGGTGCTCGGCTTCATCTTCGCCTTCACCTTCTCCTTCGACGAGCTGATCCTGGCCATTTTCCTCACCAGCCCTGCGACACGCACCGTGCCGCGGCTGCTATGGGAGCACCTCAATTACCAGATGACACCGGTGATCGCGGCGGCAACAGTGGTGCTGCTGGTGATCACCCTGTCGCTCTTGGTGGCCGCGGCGCTGGTCAACCGCTTCGGCCCGCGCAAGGCAGGAGCACCGGCGCGATGA
- a CDS encoding ABC transporter ATP-binding protein, producing the protein MNTHVSVREGRIPESNERTGAVVEFKGVTKTYGAMCVLQPTSLTIDAGEFFAIIGPSGSGKSTLLGITAGFVTPTEGSILVDGVDVVSIPPYHRNFGMVFQNYSLFPHMTVAENIGFPLRMRHCPKADIAEKVARALSMVRLEGLGDRKPAQLSGGQQQRVALARAAVYNPRLLLMDEPLGALDKNLREEMQEEIKRFQQNLGVTVIYVTHDQHEAAYMADRIAIMRSGTLEQIGSPRELYEEPKTIFVASFLGEATLLPVTALRKVADGQIAAEIKGDLTVQATAVPGTATGKALCIRPESIALGSAAAGLDNSFEGIVEDTVYTTGSVRYRIRLADTAHVMTARIPSRPDIALMQPGDRVQIGWGRRDALLIGED; encoded by the coding sequence ATGAACACCCATGTGAGCGTGAGGGAGGGCCGCATTCCCGAGAGCAACGAACGCACCGGCGCGGTGGTCGAGTTCAAAGGGGTCACCAAGACCTACGGGGCCATGTGCGTGCTGCAGCCGACCTCGCTCACCATCGATGCGGGCGAATTCTTCGCGATCATCGGGCCGAGCGGTTCAGGCAAGTCCACCCTGCTCGGCATCACCGCCGGCTTCGTCACGCCGACCGAGGGCTCGATTCTGGTCGACGGTGTCGATGTGGTGTCGATCCCGCCCTATCACCGCAATTTCGGCATGGTATTCCAGAACTACTCGCTGTTTCCGCATATGACGGTGGCCGAGAATATCGGCTTTCCCCTGCGCATGCGGCACTGTCCTAAAGCTGACATCGCGGAGAAGGTGGCGCGCGCGCTGAGCATGGTACGGCTGGAGGGCCTGGGCGACCGCAAGCCGGCCCAGCTCTCCGGCGGGCAGCAGCAGCGGGTGGCCCTTGCCCGTGCCGCCGTTTACAACCCCAGGCTCCTGCTCATGGACGAGCCGCTGGGCGCCCTGGACAAGAACCTGCGCGAAGAAATGCAGGAGGAGATCAAGCGCTTCCAGCAAAACCTCGGGGTGACCGTGATCTATGTCACCCATGACCAGCACGAGGCCGCCTACATGGCCGACCGCATCGCCATCATGCGCAGCGGCACGCTGGAGCAGATCGGCTCGCCGCGCGAGCTCTACGAGGAACCTAAGACCATTTTCGTGGCGAGTTTCCTGGGCGAGGCGACCCTCTTGCCGGTTACTGCCTTGCGCAAGGTGGCGGATGGCCAGATCGCGGCCGAGATCAAGGGGGATCTCACCGTCCAAGCCACCGCCGTGCCCGGTACCGCCACGGGCAAAGCGCTGTGCATTCGGCCGGAGAGTATAGCCCTGGGCAGCGCCGCTGCGGGCCTCGACAACAGTTTCGAGGGCATAGTGGAAGACACCGTCTACACGACAGGGAGCGTGCGCTACCGCATCAGGCTCGCCGATACCGCGCACGTGATGACCGCGCGCATCCCATCCAGGCCCGATATCGCGCTGATGCAGCCGGGCGATCGGGTGCAGATCGGCTGGGGCCGTCGGGATGCGCTGCTGATAGGAGAGGATTGA
- a CDS encoding SDR family NAD(P)-dependent oxidoreductase has protein sequence MVSFAGKTVLITGAASGMGRAHAHHFAKLGAHVVIQDIDPKGLGETRAMITDAGGAATSFPFDIADVAAIDRTVAEVTSQRGGIDILVNNAGIGIDKVIEDIDQAAFDRMINVHVKGSFFCGRAVVPGMKQRGWGRIINVSSRWAQAGHHMASDYIAAKGAILGLTKAWAKELAPWNITVNAIAPGGVWSQMVLDNLGEEGVRAEEREVPLGRWAQPEEISATLAFLASDEASFITGQVVSPNGGKTIVGF, from the coding sequence ATGGTGTCCTTCGCCGGCAAAACGGTGCTGATCACGGGCGCCGCCTCGGGCATGGGCCGCGCCCATGCCCACCATTTCGCCAAGCTCGGCGCCCATGTGGTCATCCAGGACATCGACCCCAAAGGCTTGGGCGAGACAAGGGCGATGATCACGGATGCGGGCGGGGCGGCCACCTCCTTCCCCTTCGACATCGCCGATGTGGCCGCCATCGATCGCACGGTCGCGGAGGTGACAAGCCAGCGGGGCGGCATCGACATCCTGGTCAACAATGCCGGTATCGGTATCGACAAGGTCATCGAAGATATTGACCAGGCGGCGTTCGATCGCATGATCAACGTGCATGTGAAGGGCTCGTTCTTCTGCGGGCGCGCGGTGGTGCCGGGCATGAAGCAGCGCGGCTGGGGACGCATCATCAATGTGTCGTCGCGCTGGGCCCAGGCTGGCCACCACATGGCTTCCGACTATATCGCAGCGAAAGGCGCCATCCTCGGCCTGACCAAGGCTTGGGCCAAGGAACTCGCCCCCTGGAACATCACGGTCAACGCGATAGCCCCCGGCGGCGTGTGGAGCCAGATGGTGCTCGACAATCTCGGCGAGGAAGGGGTGCGCGCCGAGGAACGGGAGGTGCCACTGGGGCGCTGGGCGCAGCCGGAGGAAATCTCGGCCACGCTAGCCTTTCTCGCCAGTGACGAAGCGTCCTTCATCACCGGCCAGGTGGTGAGCCCGAACGGCGGCAAGACCATTGTGGGTTTCTGA
- a CDS encoding SDR family NAD(P)-dependent oxidoreductase yields MGELSGKVAIITGAGAGMGRAHAQLLSERGAVVVAQDIRGDTAEETVELVRASGGQAYSIACDVAETGTLMREITAMGERLGRIDILVNNAGIGGEPVIEDTTEEFFDRTFAVHVRGSFFAGKAVVPFMKQQRSGKIINISSIWGMVGHHYASPYCAAKAALLGLTKAWAKELAPWNIHVNAVAPGGVVTEMVLSQPDAEKKMAAKLSRVPLGRYAEPRELSYTVAFLASPQSDFITGQTISPNGGETIVGI; encoded by the coding sequence ATGGGCGAGTTGAGCGGCAAGGTTGCGATCATCACCGGTGCAGGCGCTGGCATGGGGCGAGCGCACGCGCAGCTGCTGTCGGAGCGCGGGGCCGTCGTGGTGGCGCAGGACATTCGGGGCGACACCGCTGAAGAGACGGTCGAGCTGGTCCGTGCAAGCGGCGGCCAGGCCTATTCTATCGCCTGCGACGTGGCCGAGACGGGAACGCTCATGCGCGAGATCACCGCCATGGGCGAGCGGCTCGGTCGGATCGACATCCTGGTCAACAATGCCGGGATTGGCGGCGAGCCGGTTATCGAGGACACGACCGAAGAATTCTTCGACCGCACCTTTGCCGTGCACGTGCGCGGCAGCTTCTTTGCCGGCAAGGCTGTGGTGCCGTTCATGAAGCAGCAGCGCAGCGGCAAGATCATCAACATCTCGTCGATATGGGGTATGGTGGGGCATCATTATGCCTCGCCCTATTGCGCCGCCAAGGCCGCCCTGCTCGGCCTCACCAAGGCCTGGGCCAAGGAGCTCGCGCCCTGGAACATCCACGTAAACGCGGTGGCGCCGGGCGGGGTCGTCACCGAGATGGTGCTGTCCCAGCCGGATGCGGAAAAGAAGATGGCGGCCAAGCTCTCGCGCGTGCCGCTCGGCCGCTATGCTGAGCCGCGGGAGCTTTCCTATACGGTCGCTTTCCTTGCCTCGCCGCAATCCGACTTTATTACCGGTCAAACCATCAGCCCTAATGGTGGGGAGACGATCGTCGGGATCTGA
- a CDS encoding LLM class flavin-dependent oxidoreductase, producing the protein MQFGLFNLMNQFNIDQREVYKGTLECTKLADALGFDTAWFAEHHFSNYSMCPSPLMMGAAAARETKRIRIGPAVIVAPLYNPIRLAEEIALLDQLSEGRVVLGIGSGYQRFEFEAFGADLAERQERMLEIWQIIDQAVHENRFEYSGRFYQLPAVPQAIVLYEPRRLDTYFVSWSPEIIRHAVATDAVPFITVGWGDTKALTAMHDFVAQKYADAGYSLKGRRFAAQRYVFVSDDRAELERVAAGIRYAGRCAGHMRVGAQVLNGHIIEDRPVEGEPSLEAIQAGLPIGSPEVVAERLVKEINANGITHLSCFMWPAGIESKAALRSMERFGKEVMPLIQKAVSPAAQVKEVV; encoded by the coding sequence ATGCAGTTCGGCCTGTTCAATCTGATGAACCAGTTCAACATCGACCAGCGCGAGGTCTATAAAGGCACCCTCGAGTGCACGAAGCTCGCTGACGCGCTGGGCTTCGATACGGCCTGGTTCGCGGAGCACCATTTCTCCAACTACAGCATGTGCCCGTCGCCGCTGATGATGGGCGCTGCCGCCGCGCGAGAGACGAAGCGGATCCGGATCGGCCCAGCGGTGATTGTCGCCCCGCTCTACAATCCCATCCGGCTCGCCGAGGAGATCGCCCTGCTCGACCAGCTGAGCGAGGGACGCGTGGTGCTGGGCATCGGCTCGGGCTATCAGCGCTTTGAGTTCGAGGCCTTTGGGGCCGATCTCGCCGAGCGGCAGGAGCGCATGCTGGAGATCTGGCAGATCATCGACCAGGCCGTGCACGAGAACCGGTTCGAATATTCCGGGCGCTTTTACCAGCTACCGGCCGTCCCGCAGGCAATAGTGCTTTACGAGCCGCGGCGACTCGATACCTACTTCGTGTCATGGTCCCCGGAGATCATCCGGCACGCAGTCGCAACCGACGCGGTGCCATTCATCACCGTCGGCTGGGGCGATACAAAGGCGCTGACTGCCATGCACGATTTCGTAGCCCAGAAATATGCCGACGCCGGCTACAGCCTGAAAGGCCGGCGCTTTGCCGCCCAGCGCTACGTGTTCGTCAGCGACGATCGCGCCGAGCTCGAGCGCGTGGCGGCGGGCATCCGCTATGCTGGCCGCTGTGCCGGGCATATGCGGGTTGGGGCCCAGGTGCTGAACGGGCATATCATCGAGGACCGGCCCGTCGAGGGCGAGCCGAGCCTGGAAGCGATCCAGGCGGGGCTGCCGATCGGCAGTCCCGAAGTGGTCGCCGAACGGCTGGTCAAGGAGATCAATGCCAATGGGATCACCCATCTCAGCTGCTTCATGTGGCCGGCCGGCATCGAGTCCAAGGCGGCGTTGCGTTCCATGGAGCGGTTCGGTAAGGAGG